A genome region from Methanobacterium subterraneum includes the following:
- a CDS encoding 6-hydroxymethylpterin diphosphokinase MptE-like protein: MELTLWMQWYQSILEDFDFKRKDDELSAEILNNIIDDIGALTPQDIKIKEKVIVFGAGPSLKPNLADLKKVDLDEFTLIAADGATTALLEESIIPDIIVTDLDGRMDDIMGANQNGSLLVVHAHGNNLEQIEKYTPQLVNVLGTTQSEPLASVHNFGGFTDGDRCVFLAMALGARIIILSGMDFGKTVTHYSRPDQEDGPADTIKEKKLKWAKKLVKWAASNSDIKFFNISTGEKVKGVEDVDPEYLQEIQI, encoded by the coding sequence ATGGAACTGACCCTCTGGATGCAATGGTACCAATCAATCCTGGAAGACTTCGATTTCAAAAGAAAGGATGATGAATTATCTGCAGAAATATTAAACAATATAATAGATGATATTGGTGCTTTAACTCCTCAGGATATTAAAATTAAGGAAAAGGTCATTGTTTTCGGTGCTGGTCCCTCTCTAAAGCCCAATCTAGCGGATCTCAAAAAGGTGGATCTGGATGAATTCACCCTCATAGCTGCTGACGGGGCAACCACTGCCCTGTTAGAGGAGAGTATTATACCAGATATTATAGTAACTGACCTTGATGGGCGAATGGATGATATTATGGGTGCTAACCAGAATGGTTCCCTCCTGGTGGTCCATGCCCATGGAAACAACCTGGAACAGATAGAAAAATACACTCCTCAACTGGTGAATGTTCTGGGAACCACTCAAAGCGAACCACTGGCCAGTGTCCATAACTTTGGAGGATTCACCGATGGTGATCGTTGTGTTTTCCTGGCCATGGCCCTGGGAGCACGGATTATCATTTTGTCAGGAATGGATTTTGGGAAAACAGTCACCCACTACTCTCGACCGGACCAGGAGGATGGTCCTGCAGACACGATAAAGGAGAAAAAGTTGAAATGGGCCAAAAAACTGGTTAAATGGGCTGCCAGTAACTCGGATATTAAGTTTTTTAATATTTCCACCGGGGAGAAAGTTAAGGGTGTGGAGGATGTGGATCCAGAATACCTGCAGGAAATCCAGATTTGA
- a CDS encoding pyridoxal-phosphate-dependent aminotransferase family protein, translating to MDETLLMIPGPTRVAPRVLKAMSENIINHRSALFGEILTETNQMMSEVFQTENQSYLITGSGTAAMEAALANTISKGDRVLNIVGGKFGQRFMQITETHKGIPVQLEVEWGHGVNPDDVRYIMEEEEDIKAVTIVHNETSTGVTNPIDEVGKIMQDYDALYIVDTVSSLGGDDVFVDGYGIDICVTGSQKCLAAPPGMAAITLSDDAWDVVDKTDNQTYYLNLKKYKKSGDATPPETPYTPAVSLIYAMQEALRVIMEEGLEERVLRHKLAAKATQNGVTALGLDLFAQNEVSSNTVTSVKMPEGITDKELRGTMRERYRIELAGGQDHLKGNVFRIGHMGNVTHREIISTIAALEMTLQGLGLDLEIGEGVAAVADTYLTE from the coding sequence ATGGATGAAACTTTACTGATGATTCCGGGACCCACCCGTGTGGCCCCCAGGGTCCTGAAGGCCATGTCAGAAAACATTATAAATCATAGAAGCGCCCTTTTCGGTGAAATTCTCACCGAAACCAACCAGATGATGTCTGAAGTGTTCCAGACTGAAAATCAGTCTTACCTTATTACTGGCTCCGGAACTGCAGCCATGGAAGCCGCCCTGGCCAACACCATCAGTAAGGGAGACCGTGTTTTAAACATCGTCGGGGGTAAATTCGGACAGAGATTCATGCAGATCACCGAAACCCATAAAGGTATTCCAGTGCAGCTGGAAGTGGAATGGGGGCATGGTGTGAACCCTGATGATGTGCGTTACATTATGGAAGAGGAAGAAGATATTAAAGCAGTGACCATTGTGCACAACGAAACCTCCACTGGTGTAACTAACCCCATCGATGAAGTGGGTAAGATCATGCAGGACTACGATGCCCTGTACATTGTGGACACTGTATCCAGCCTGGGTGGGGATGATGTGTTCGTGGATGGATACGGAATCGATATATGTGTCACTGGCTCCCAGAAGTGTCTGGCTGCACCTCCAGGTATGGCTGCCATTACCCTCAGTGATGATGCCTGGGATGTGGTGGATAAAACTGATAATCAGACTTACTACCTTAACCTGAAAAAATACAAAAAGAGTGGAGATGCAACACCACCAGAAACACCCTACACCCCTGCAGTTTCATTAATCTACGCCATGCAGGAAGCTCTAAGAGTTATAATGGAGGAAGGTTTAGAAGAAAGAGTTTTAAGACATAAACTCGCCGCTAAAGCCACCCAGAATGGTGTTACTGCCCTGGGATTGGATTTATTCGCCCAGAATGAGGTTTCCAGTAACACAGTAACCTCAGTTAAAATGCCAGAGGGAATAACTGATAAAGAGTTAAGGGGAACCATGAGGGAACGTTACCGGATTGAACTGGCCGGAGGTCAGGACCATCTTAAGGGTAATGTGTTCCGTATCGGTCACATGGGTAATGTAACCCACCGGGAGATAATCAGCACCATCGCTGCCCTGGAAATGACCCTGCAAGGACTTGGATTGGATTTAGAGATTGGAGAAGGTGTGGCTGCTGTGGCGGACACTTATCTAACTGAATAA
- a CDS encoding B12-binding domain-containing radical SAM protein translates to MKVLFINPPYFNSKYKFIGLVAPPLGIAYMAAVLEENNIDVEIIDAAALEMRWETLETEIKRISPDLVAITALTPTIAKALQTAELAKKTCPHATVVLGGYHPTFNYQEMLAKDYVDIVVMGEGEITLLDLVETLDEGGDLKNVQGIAYEGGVTPPRPLISDLEELPFPARHLLPMEHYKILNMKLHTATMISGRGCPMQCSFCASAALHGNRLRMRSPGNVVDEMEHLVNDHNAGMIAFMDDTFTLKPSQVEAICEEIKKRDMDVYWGCTARVDTLSGPLLHKMSDSGCITMFLGVESADQQQLDRVNKQITIDKIRSAFKLARENDIRTIASVVLGMPGDTRSSIERTIKFAREINPSYAVFSLATPYPGTKFYQEAVQNNIIRVKDWSKYTLLSPVLDTVDCSLDELKKLQKKAFRQFYLRPVYLMKQVRMDGPILLKTVATMIKEV, encoded by the coding sequence ATGAAGGTGCTTTTCATTAACCCACCATACTTTAATTCTAAATACAAATTCATAGGATTAGTAGCCCCACCATTAGGCATTGCCTATATGGCGGCAGTACTGGAAGAAAACAATATCGATGTGGAGATCATTGATGCAGCCGCCCTTGAAATGAGGTGGGAAACCCTGGAAACTGAAATCAAAAGAATCTCCCCAGATCTGGTGGCAATAACTGCCCTGACACCCACCATTGCTAAAGCTCTGCAAACTGCGGAACTGGCCAAAAAAACATGTCCCCATGCAACAGTGGTTTTAGGAGGATACCATCCAACCTTCAACTACCAGGAAATGTTAGCAAAGGATTATGTGGATATTGTGGTAATGGGTGAGGGAGAAATCACACTCCTGGATCTGGTGGAGACTCTGGATGAAGGGGGAGATCTTAAAAATGTTCAGGGAATCGCCTATGAAGGGGGAGTTACCCCTCCACGGCCATTAATCAGTGACCTGGAAGAACTACCATTCCCTGCCAGACACCTCCTCCCCATGGAACATTATAAGATTCTAAACATGAAACTACACACTGCTACCATGATATCTGGCCGGGGATGTCCTATGCAGTGTTCTTTCTGCGCATCAGCTGCCCTGCATGGGAACCGACTCCGGATGAGATCACCGGGTAATGTGGTTGATGAAATGGAACACCTGGTTAATGACCATAATGCCGGGATGATAGCCTTCATGGATGATACTTTCACCCTGAAACCCAGCCAGGTGGAAGCAATATGTGAAGAGATCAAAAAAAGGGATATGGATGTGTACTGGGGGTGCACTGCCCGGGTAGACACTCTTTCAGGACCATTACTCCATAAAATGAGCGATTCTGGTTGCATAACCATGTTTTTAGGGGTGGAATCAGCTGATCAGCAACAACTGGACCGGGTGAACAAGCAGATCACCATTGACAAAATAAGAAGTGCCTTTAAGCTTGCCCGGGAAAATGACATCCGTACCATAGCCTCGGTAGTGCTAGGAATGCCTGGAGACACACGGAGCAGTATAGAAAGAACCATTAAATTTGCCCGAGAAATCAACCCTTCTTATGCTGTTTTCAGTCTGGCCACACCCTATCCTGGAACTAAGTTCTATCAGGAGGCTGTCCAAAATAACATAATTAGGGTTAAGGACTGGTCCAAGTACACATTACTATCCCCAGTACTGGATACTGTGGATTGTTCTTTGGACGAGCTTAAAAAACTTCAGAAAAAGGCCTTCCGCCAATTCTACCTTAGACCAGTTTATTTAATGAAACAGGTGAGGATGGATGGTCCTATACTTCTAAAAACGGTAGCTACTATGATTAAAGAAGTTTAA
- a CDS encoding thiamine pyrophosphate-binding protein, translated as MQNTAKIKLADALVKILEKEETKFIFGYPGEQILPFYQALQKSSIKHVLMRHEQGAVHAADGYARASSQPGVCVATAGPGALNMVMGVATAYKDSVPLLVITGDVPSQFKGENVFQEVDVNSVFHPITLQTHFIDDPQKGITIIKEAFLTLKKGKTGPIHLNFPKDILQEEIDPSLLGETAKLKRETDWGPLNHLKEPIENSEKPLILAGAGVLWSHAVEDLEIFAEKNQIPVTTTYPARGIISEDHPLSLGLIGLRGTPAANFAGEKADLILALGCRLSERTRKGIGKGTVIQVNLDETVLKGDLNLQGDVKEFLEKVKGITIKNTGKWLEELQKHERTHDVFTEFDDTPLKPQRAIQEILDGMGDSIVVNDAGSHTTWVNLLMKVREPSSLIFSGGFGPMGYGIPAAVGVSLARPSRQVVVVVGDGGFQMNVQELAAIAEMDLPITICLLNNQSLGIIRQWQELYHNGPFQVELENPDFMKLAHAYHIKARMEDSPGDVLVAVQEAVKLNKPVLIEIIVDKNEDIPLPGELMENFTFSGD; from the coding sequence ATGCAAAACACGGCCAAGATTAAATTGGCAGATGCACTGGTTAAAATACTGGAAAAAGAGGAAACAAAATTCATATTTGGTTACCCTGGAGAACAAATTCTTCCATTCTACCAGGCACTCCAAAAATCCTCCATTAAACATGTTCTGATGCGCCATGAACAGGGAGCCGTTCATGCCGCTGATGGATATGCCCGGGCATCATCACAACCCGGAGTATGTGTTGCAACTGCAGGACCCGGGGCGTTAAACATGGTAATGGGAGTTGCCACTGCATACAAGGACTCAGTTCCTTTACTAGTTATCACTGGTGATGTACCCTCCCAGTTTAAGGGTGAAAATGTATTCCAGGAAGTGGATGTTAACTCTGTTTTTCATCCCATCACCCTCCAGACCCACTTCATAGATGACCCTCAAAAGGGAATCACCATCATTAAAGAGGCATTTTTAACACTCAAAAAGGGTAAAACCGGCCCAATTCATCTTAATTTTCCCAAGGATATTCTCCAGGAAGAAATTGATCCTTCCCTGTTGGGAGAAACAGCGAAACTTAAAAGAGAAACTGATTGGGGCCCCTTAAATCATCTGAAGGAACCGATCGAGAATTCAGAAAAACCACTGATCCTGGCTGGGGCCGGTGTATTATGGTCCCATGCAGTTGAGGATCTTGAAATATTTGCAGAAAAAAATCAAATTCCGGTAACAACCACTTATCCAGCTAGGGGGATTATAAGTGAGGATCATCCCCTTTCTTTAGGTCTGATTGGTCTGCGTGGCACCCCTGCTGCTAATTTCGCAGGAGAAAAAGCAGATCTTATACTGGCTCTGGGATGCCGGTTATCCGAAAGAACCCGGAAAGGGATAGGCAAAGGTACAGTAATTCAGGTTAACCTGGACGAGACAGTTTTAAAGGGAGATTTGAACCTCCAGGGGGATGTTAAAGAATTCCTGGAAAAAGTCAAAGGAATTACCATTAAAAACACTGGTAAATGGTTAGAAGAGCTCCAAAAACATGAAAGAACTCATGATGTATTCACTGAATTTGATGACACTCCCCTAAAACCACAAAGAGCCATCCAGGAGATCTTGGATGGTATGGGTGATTCTATTGTGGTTAACGATGCTGGAAGCCATACCACCTGGGTTAACCTGCTCATGAAAGTCAGGGAACCATCATCATTGATCTTTTCAGGCGGATTCGGGCCCATGGGATACGGGATCCCGGCGGCGGTGGGTGTGAGCCTGGCCAGACCCTCCAGGCAGGTGGTGGTAGTGGTGGGTGATGGTGGGTTCCAGATGAACGTCCAGGAACTGGCTGCCATAGCGGAGATGGATCTGCCCATTACCATCTGTCTCTTGAACAACCAATCCCTGGGGATTATCCGCCAATGGCAGGAGTTATACCACAATGGACCATTCCAGGTGGAACTGGAGAACCCCGATTTTATGAAACTGGCCCATGCTTACCATATAAAGGCCAGAATGGAAGATTCTCCTGGTGATGTTTTGGTTGCAGTGCAAGAGGCAGTAAAACTTAATAAACCAGTACTTATAGAGATAATAGTTGATAAAAATGAAGACATCCCCCTCCCCGGTGAACTTATGGAAAATTTTACATTTTCAGGTGATTAA
- the acs gene encoding acetate--CoA ligase → MGFTGGVNISSDLDALLHENRLFPPSADLMENSNIQEWMKRYGIKDYDELLQRALEDPDWFWDEVARELEWFQPYQDVLKWDPPHAEWFSRGKFNIAYNALDRHVQSWRKNKVAYIWEGELGQVKKLTYHDLYGKVNQMANALRGLGVGKGDRVAIYLPMILELPIAMLACAKIGAVHSVVFSGFWAKAFHERANDAEVKVAITVDGFYRRGKVIPLKENVDQVLDDIPSLEKLIVVRHAECPVEMKAGRDLWWDEVIRDQERECPAEVMDSEDPLFILYTSGTTGKPKGVVHVHGGYAVGIYTTLKMVFDLKDEDIWWCAADIGWITGHSYIVYAPLLMGATSVMYEGAPDYPEPDRMWQIIEEYGVSVLYTAPTTIRMFMKHGEKWPQKHDLTSLRLLGSVGEPINPEAWIWYHKHIGNRQCPIMDTWWQTETGMHLITPLPITSLKPGSTVKPFPTVEADVVDDEGRSVKEGGGHLVIKSPWPAMFRTLYHDPERYVDAYWSKFPGMYLSGDVARIDEDGYFWIQGREDDVLNVAGHRISTAEVESALVSYDAVAEAAVVGKPDPVKGEEICSFITLKEGFKPSPKMKHLLREHVRKEIGPIASPACVNFVNDLPKTRSGKIMRRVIKAKVKGDDVGDISTLANPEAVDELDNAV, encoded by the coding sequence ATGGGGTTTACAGGAGGGGTTAATATTTCCAGTGATTTAGATGCTCTCTTACATGAGAACCGGTTATTCCCACCATCTGCGGATTTAATGGAAAATAGTAACATCCAGGAGTGGATGAAACGTTACGGGATTAAGGATTATGATGAACTTCTACAGCGGGCTCTTGAGGATCCGGATTGGTTCTGGGATGAGGTTGCCCGGGAACTGGAATGGTTCCAGCCCTATCAGGATGTTTTAAAGTGGGATCCTCCCCATGCAGAGTGGTTTTCCAGGGGTAAATTCAACATTGCTTATAATGCCCTGGACCGGCATGTGCAATCCTGGCGTAAAAATAAGGTGGCCTATATATGGGAGGGTGAATTGGGCCAGGTGAAGAAGTTAACCTATCATGATCTTTATGGTAAGGTTAACCAGATGGCTAATGCCCTCCGGGGTCTGGGTGTTGGGAAGGGGGATCGTGTGGCTATTTACTTGCCCATGATACTGGAGTTGCCCATTGCCATGCTGGCCTGTGCCAAGATCGGAGCGGTGCACAGTGTGGTTTTCTCCGGGTTCTGGGCCAAAGCATTCCATGAAAGGGCCAATGATGCCGAGGTGAAAGTGGCTATAACTGTGGATGGATTTTATCGCCGGGGAAAGGTCATACCCCTGAAAGAGAATGTGGATCAGGTTTTAGATGATATTCCTTCCCTTGAAAAACTGATTGTGGTACGTCATGCAGAGTGCCCGGTGGAGATGAAAGCAGGTCGGGATTTATGGTGGGATGAAGTAATTCGTGATCAGGAAAGGGAATGTCCCGCTGAAGTAATGGACTCAGAAGACCCCTTATTTATTTTATACACCTCTGGAACCACTGGTAAACCTAAGGGAGTGGTTCATGTCCATGGTGGCTACGCTGTTGGTATTTATACTACCTTGAAGATGGTATTTGACCTTAAAGATGAGGATATCTGGTGGTGTGCTGCGGATATAGGCTGGATAACCGGCCATAGCTACATTGTCTACGCACCCCTGCTCATGGGTGCCACCTCGGTGATGTATGAAGGTGCCCCGGATTATCCTGAACCAGATCGTATGTGGCAGATCATCGAGGAGTATGGGGTGAGTGTCTTATACACTGCCCCTACCACCATCCGTATGTTCATGAAACACGGGGAAAAATGGCCTCAGAAACATGATCTAACCTCCCTGAGACTTTTGGGTAGTGTGGGTGAGCCTATAAACCCGGAGGCCTGGATATGGTATCATAAACATATTGGCAACCGCCAGTGCCCTATTATGGATACCTGGTGGCAGACTGAGACTGGAATGCACCTCATAACACCCCTGCCCATCACCTCCCTCAAACCGGGATCAACAGTGAAACCTTTCCCCACTGTGGAGGCGGATGTGGTGGATGATGAGGGAAGATCTGTGAAAGAGGGTGGGGGTCACCTGGTTATTAAAAGTCCATGGCCGGCTATGTTCCGTACCCTCTACCATGACCCTGAACGTTACGTGGATGCTTACTGGAGTAAGTTTCCGGGGATGTATCTCAGTGGGGATGTAGCTCGTATTGATGAGGATGGTTATTTCTGGATACAGGGCCGTGAAGATGATGTTTTAAATGTTGCCGGACACCGGATAAGCACTGCTGAGGTGGAATCTGCCCTGGTGAGTTATGATGCTGTTGCTGAGGCAGCGGTGGTGGGAAAACCAGACCCAGTTAAGGGGGAAGAGATCTGCAGTTTCATCACCCTGAAAGAGGGATTCAAACCCAGCCCCAAGATGAAACACCTCCTCAGAGAACATGTACGGAAAGAGATCGGCCCGATAGCCAGTCCAGCCTGTGTTAATTTCGTTAATGATCTTCCTAAAACCCGTTCCGGTAAGATCATGCGTCGGGTGATTAAGGCCAAGGTTAAAGGGGATGATGTGGGAGATATAAGTACCCTGGCTAATCCTGAAGCTGTGGATGAACTGGATAATGCCGTTTAA
- a CDS encoding dCTP deaminase — translation MLGEKELIKLFPEFKELVQPSGIDLRVDEVYRQKGPGSLIDNEKDLPELERLESPLYTLEPKTAYSVTIDRKIKIPKGYSMLYVPRSTLLRSFISIHTAVGDPGFYGTLQFLLVNQGEYPFTLRRGERIAQGVVFPVEGSGEYNGSYQEKEE, via the coding sequence ATGTTAGGTGAAAAAGAACTCATAAAATTATTCCCTGAATTTAAAGAACTGGTTCAACCATCTGGAATTGACTTACGGGTGGATGAAGTCTACCGGCAGAAAGGACCAGGATCTCTAATTGATAATGAAAAAGATCTTCCAGAACTGGAAAGACTGGAATCACCCCTTTACACTCTGGAACCAAAAACCGCTTACAGTGTAACCATTGATCGGAAGATTAAAATCCCTAAAGGTTATTCCATGCTGTATGTGCCCCGTTCAACACTCCTGCGTTCTTTCATAAGCATCCACACTGCAGTGGGTGATCCTGGTTTTTATGGTACACTGCAATTTCTACTGGTGAACCAGGGAGAATATCCCTTCACACTCAGGCGTGGTGAAAGAATTGCCCAGGGTGTTGTTTTCCCAGTGGAAGGTTCTGGGGAGTACAATGGCAGTTACCAGGAAAAAGAAGAATAA
- a CDS encoding glycerophosphodiester phosphodiesterase, producing the protein MKIIAHRGASFLLPENTLLSIGNALDVGVDMVEIDVRQSRDGEIVVFHDATLDRTTNGTGMVKDKTLLELKKLDAGHGETIPTLNEVLKLVKSKLGKVSKFKDQPSIIIEIKEPGIEKEVLDIIKQEDMVKKVIVASFYHHVSLNLKLMEEKLKTGIIFIAQPIHPEKMALDARAEYMLPFHNYLSEKMVETAHEHDMMIYTGVVDTLVDMKFVLKMGVDGMVTNKLLGGESTS; encoded by the coding sequence ATGAAGATCATTGCTCACCGGGGTGCTTCCTTTCTCTTACCAGAAAACACCCTGCTTTCAATAGGAAATGCTCTGGATGTGGGAGTAGACATGGTAGAAATTGATGTTCGCCAGTCAAGGGATGGGGAGATAGTGGTTTTCCATGATGCAACTCTAGACCGAACCACCAATGGTACTGGAATGGTTAAGGATAAAACACTGTTAGAGTTGAAAAAATTAGATGCTGGCCATGGAGAAACAATACCCACCCTCAACGAAGTTTTAAAACTTGTGAAATCTAAATTGGGTAAAGTATCTAAATTTAAAGATCAGCCGAGTATTATAATTGAAATTAAAGAACCCGGAATTGAAAAAGAGGTTCTGGATATTATTAAACAGGAAGACATGGTAAAAAAGGTCATTGTAGCCTCTTTTTATCATCATGTATCTTTGAATCTCAAATTAATGGAAGAAAAATTGAAAACCGGGATAATATTCATAGCTCAACCCATTCATCCAGAAAAAATGGCACTTGATGCTCGGGCAGAGTACATGTTACCATTTCATAATTATCTCAGTGAAAAAATGGTTGAAACTGCCCATGAACACGATATGATGATATATACTGGGGTGGTTGACACTCTAGTGGACATGAAGTTTGTTTTGAAAATGGGGGTTGATGGGATGGTGACTAATAAACTTTTAGGCGGCGAATCCACCTCTTAA
- a CDS encoding class I SAM-dependent methyltransferase, whose translation MKQVKDHFEKEAEIFDELIRTIIPLYKDMVNSLILALPFHRKEGMKVLDLGCGTGNISLEVKNRFPNGQITCVDLAENMINMAESKLSHYSDIEFIRADFRNLDYQEEYDAVVSSLALHHLQREEQKSFYRRINRFLKVGGVFYNADIVLGSTPYLKETYLDKWVEFMLENHSQEEVEKIWLPKHREEDFPAPLINHIQWLKEAGFHEVDVVWKYYMFGVYGGKK comes from the coding sequence ATGAAACAGGTTAAGGACCACTTTGAAAAGGAAGCAGAGATTTTTGACGAACTAATAAGAACTATAATTCCATTATACAAGGATATGGTTAATTCCCTGATTTTGGCACTTCCTTTTCACCGGAAAGAAGGGATGAAAGTTCTGGATCTTGGCTGTGGCACCGGAAACATATCCCTAGAGGTTAAAAATAGGTTTCCCAATGGACAAATAACCTGTGTGGATCTGGCAGAGAACATGATCAATATGGCCGAATCCAAACTCTCCCATTACAGTGATATAGAGTTTATCAGAGCGGATTTCCGTAACTTGGACTACCAAGAAGAATATGATGCAGTGGTATCCTCCCTGGCACTGCATCACCTCCAGAGGGAGGAACAAAAATCATTCTACCGTAGAATCAATCGCTTCTTAAAAGTGGGTGGAGTGTTTTACAATGCAGATATTGTACTGGGAAGCACTCCTTACCTGAAAGAGACCTACCTGGATAAGTGGGTGGAGTTCATGCTGGAAAATCACAGCCAGGAAGAAGTAGAAAAAATATGGTTACCCAAACATCGGGAAGAAGACTTTCCTGCACCCTTAATCAATCATATTCAGTGGTTAAAGGAGGCCGGGTTCCATGAGGTGGATGTGGTGTGGAAGTACTACATGTTCGGAGTTTATGGTGGAAAAAAGTAG
- the ftsY gene encoding signal recognition particle-docking protein FtsY codes for MFESLKKKFSGTIGKISDQLSSEEEEEIAKEKAKTALKEDEKVKTTEKSSTGKTKGETVKTASGIKDKTSKKAKSDSDPKEEDEEKKSRFSFFRKKSEDEDSKEGESVDVSDNEKDSETSGADFLKDATTPGKDGEEALKGTKDEPSGLFTFATHKTISEKDIDDVLFELELALLEGDVAMEVAEQIINTVKEDLVGRKIKRRSDVAKFTRDALKKAISDILVVDGPNLKELVQKAKETGEPLKVMFVGVNGTGKTTTISKIADHYVKEGYTPVIAASDTFRAGAIEQISHHAEKVGVKIIRHKKGADPAAVAYDAVEHARARKKELVLIDTAGRMQTNINLMDEMKKIQRVVKPDLAIFVGDALTGNDAVEQARKFDDAVGVDGIILTKADADAKGGAALSIGHVINKPILFLGVGQGYGDIMEFHPDWMVEQVLGD; via the coding sequence TTGTTTGAATCTCTGAAAAAGAAGTTTTCCGGAACCATTGGAAAGATTTCTGATCAACTATCTTCCGAAGAGGAAGAAGAAATTGCTAAAGAAAAGGCAAAAACTGCTTTAAAGGAAGATGAAAAAGTAAAAACTACTGAAAAATCTTCCACAGGAAAAACTAAAGGTGAAACGGTTAAAACTGCTTCAGGGATAAAAGATAAAACTTCCAAAAAAGCCAAATCTGATTCAGACCCCAAAGAAGAAGATGAGGAAAAGAAATCCCGTTTTTCATTCTTCCGCAAGAAATCAGAAGATGAAGATTCCAAAGAGGGAGAATCCGTAGATGTTTCTGATAATGAAAAAGATTCTGAAACATCTGGCGCTGATTTTTTGAAGGACGCAACTACTCCGGGTAAAGATGGGGAAGAAGCTCTAAAAGGTACTAAAGATGAACCTTCAGGTTTATTCACCTTCGCCACCCACAAAACCATATCAGAAAAAGATATTGATGATGTTCTTTTTGAACTGGAATTAGCCCTCCTGGAGGGCGATGTTGCCATGGAAGTGGCAGAACAAATAATAAATACAGTCAAGGAAGATCTGGTGGGTCGTAAGATCAAAAGAAGGAGTGATGTGGCCAAATTCACCCGTGATGCCCTTAAAAAAGCAATATCAGATATTCTGGTTGTTGATGGACCTAACTTAAAAGAACTTGTTCAGAAAGCCAAAGAAACTGGTGAACCCCTTAAGGTAATGTTTGTGGGTGTTAATGGAACTGGTAAAACCACTACCATCTCTAAAATAGCTGATCATTACGTTAAAGAAGGTTATACTCCGGTTATAGCCGCTTCAGATACCTTCCGTGCCGGGGCCATTGAACAGATATCTCACCATGCTGAAAAGGTGGGAGTGAAGATCATCCGCCACAAGAAGGGTGCTGATCCTGCGGCAGTGGCCTACGATGCAGTGGAACACGCCAGAGCCCGGAAGAAAGAACTGGTTCTCATAGACACCGCTGGAAGAATGCAAACTAACATCAACCTCATGGATGAAATGAAGAAGATCCAGAGGGTTGTAAAGCCGGACCTAGCCATATTTGTGGGGGATGCACTTACTGGTAACGATGCAGTGGAACAGGCCCGTAAATTCGATGACGCAGTGGGTGTTGATGGGATCATACTCACCAAGGCCGATGCTGACGCCAAAGGCGGTGCAGCACTATCCATTGGTCATGTTATAAATAAACCAATACTCTTTTTAGGTGTTGGTCAGGGTTACGGGGATATTATGGAGTTCCACCCGGATTGGATGGTTGAACAGGTTTTGGGGGATTAA
- the pfdA gene encoding prefoldin subunit alpha, translating into MEDRQRLEGIINELNAYKAQADMLNQQVETLKTTIADLTIAQETLDAIKGKQSPETLVPIGAGSFLITEIKNTEEVIVGLGSGAAVKKNIDDAKESIEEQKKELDNIMQKMMSDLTKISQIISQKSPEAEELIQKIEGTPG; encoded by the coding sequence ATGGAAGACCGACAAAGGCTGGAAGGGATTATAAACGAACTCAACGCCTACAAGGCACAGGCTGACATGTTGAACCAGCAGGTGGAAACCCTTAAAACCACCATAGCCGACCTGACCATAGCCCAGGAAACCCTGGATGCTATTAAAGGTAAACAGTCCCCTGAAACTCTGGTACCAATTGGTGCTGGTTCATTTCTAATCACCGAAATCAAGAACACTGAAGAAGTAATTGTTGGTCTCGGATCCGGTGCTGCGGTTAAAAAAAATATAGATGATGCTAAGGAAAGCATTGAAGAGCAAAAGAAAGAACTGGATAACATCATGCAGAAGATGATGTCCGATCTTACGAAGATCAGCCAGATCATATCTCAGAAAAGCCCGGAAGCTGAGGAACTCATCCAGAAAATTGAGGGCACACCAGGGTAA